TACAGCTATCCTCTCTAGTTTCATGTTTGAAAACTACCAGGCTTTGCTGTACTTTGAGGCTCTTCTATGCTGAGACTTCACTCACCCATGATTTTGCTGAATAGTCTGACATTTATCTCCTTTAGAAAGAAGTGAAGTCCTAAATTTACGGAATAAAAGAGAAAACTACAAGCTCTACATGTTCGgtgaggaaataagaaaaatttaatggAGCACCTGCCTCCTCCTGATCAGTCTTGCCCACTGTAATAACCTCCTATTACTCAAAGTCTCAGTTCTAACCCAAACTTGGTTTCCGCAAAGTATGATGACACAACAAACCAAGTCTTTTGTGTTTGAATAGTATAACTGACCAAAGCCCCTATTACCCATTGCCTCAGTTCCATCCCACCCCTAAGGTGCTCTGTGGACAGTTGCCACAAGTGATTTACATTCCAATATCTATATCACAGCAAACCCAAGTCGTTTGTGTGTGCATAGTATGATGATAAACATTAGAAAACGACAGTTGAATGCTGGGAATTTGGTTAGTTCTCCATTATCCAGGGGCTCCACACAGACAGCTAAAGATTACTAATTATGCCACATAAGGGACAACTATATTGACTTTGGCAATGACGAGCGCCAACAGAAACAATCAACATTCCTGACAGTCACAATATTGATGAAGAAAGATACAATGACTGGTAATTCAAGTAACTTCTCAAGCTATCTTAAAAGTGGAAATCCCAACTAAAGCCTTGAAActcattatgatttttaaacatGGTGATAAAGCATGCAATACATGTACAAGACTCAACAATCTATCCCCACCACTACAAGAACAATAGAACTCTTAGTATTAACAAGCTGGCTTCAAATCACAATTGTCAATGCcacaatttttttccctttcaaaaaCTCCTTGCAATCTAAAAATAGATGTTAAAAAGAATGATAACTATATAAATAGGTCCActtcctttaattattttacatgttAAGGTCCCAATTTTTTATGACTATGAATGAAGTACCCAAAAGACAGGTGGCACGTGGAAGCTCGTAACCAATACATTACCacagataaattttttatattcaagccCCCCACAATAAGAGACCAGTAACTAGTGAGAGTTCAAGATTCTtacttctttccttctttcctcAACAAGAGCAGCTTCCTTTTCCTTAAGCAGTTGAGCTACAACATCATCAAACAATTTCTTCTGACCTTCTTCTATCCGCCTCTCTATTTCTGACTGGACTTCCTcagaatttaatttctcttccaCATTTTTCCGAATGGATTCCTCCAGTCTCCTAGTAGTCTCTTCCTCTAATAGGTTTAGTTCAGCCTCTAGTTGACGCCTGATAACAATCACAGTAAGAGTAATTTCACTAAGCATGTAAAAGATCTCCTAAGTAAACTGCAGATTTCCACTTTGAGGTTATATTGATGACAAGTGAAATCTGATGTGGAAGTACAAATAAACAGGGAAATAATTGTTCATCAAACAATGCATGTTAGAATAAGTGGTAGCTTATTAGTTCAAAAAACCCCCATAGAAGCTAACCTGTCACTTGTCACAACTACAGATGAACTACCCGTTGAGAACCGGCAAAAACCAAATGGAGATAAATCACCATGgctaaaaattgaagaaattatgctagcaataataataagacGTTGGTGGAAACATGCATAAACTATTTacctcttcttctcttcctcctctttctttaatttctcaaCAGCGATTTTGGTAGAAGCAATACTTGTACTTCTTGACCTAGACAATGGAGACAATGATTCAGTCCTACTTCTACTTCTATGTCTTCTACGTCGCCTAGAAGGTGTCGGAGACCGACTTTTACGCCTCCTGTAACTCGGTGAACGACTTCTCTGATGGCGCCGAGGGGGTGGAGAATCAGAATCACTTTTCCTCctgcactaaaaaaatttacaacttTACAACATCACAACACATCCTTTTGAAAGTAATCGAAAACCCACCAATGGGATCATCATTTCACCTTCATATTGCCCCAAATTGGACTGTAAGTTTGCATTTAATGacgaaaaattaaaaaaacagagccattacaagattgaataaaaatgactaaaaatcACAACTTTAGAACATCACAGGAGACCCTTTTGAGAGTAAAAAAAGACCCACGAGTTGGATTATCAAATCAATTCCATAATTTACTAAACCAGATTACAAGATTGAATTTTTAAGAACAGGAAAACAAAGAACTAAAGTGTCATAGCTATTGATGCAAAGTGTATGTGACCTGGAGTGAGAATTGGAATAAGAAGAGCGGATGCGGTCAGcccttctgcttcttcttctatgGGGGTGGTCTGCCGGCGACGGTGAGCGCCTCCGCCGGTGCGACGGCGAGCGAGATATGCTTCTAGCCATCTATCTATCTTAAGGTAAATCTACTGGTCATAAAGCTTACTTGCCTTTGTAAGAAATCTACTGACAATTTTTTCAATGTGCCAAGTTGGCTTTAGTTGCTGTATCAATTAGTCCAGTCCACTTGCCTgtcttaattttctcttttgttaTGAAGCATATTGTTATGGTTCAAACTTGAGGGATTGAAAAGATATATTGCTCTAACTTGAAGTACCTTAAATTGTAGTTACATTGGCTTTGAATCCAACATAGCACTCTTATTACCAACCACAAGTATGATGATGGTTAAATtgagtgttttttatatattattatagcgtatttaaagtattttagttttaaaaaagatttgaatgggttttttagtgtgttttttgtgattttattataataatagaaaaaatattattttgatatatttttaattaaaaatatttttaaaaattattatgtacCATAATATCAAATTCACAAACCGAATGAGTATCGATTTAAATGAATTAGATAGAATAAAagtttaatcaaatttatttttttaaaaaattaattgaaccaaattaaatgaaaaataaaatcaattaatttagtctggtttagttttatatttgttaaaatctAAAGTTTTTAGTTGAGTAAACAAAGccgatttttttattaattttttaactataattattaaaaaaatcatttaatttgataaatatcaGATAAAATCTTTATGAATATTCTAGATAATTCAGTAAATTTATTCACCCCTACTTCAATTTACCTGCTAGATTAGATGGAGTACAAATTCCAAAAAGAGGGATAcaaggaaattaattaatacattagTTTTGACATGTGAAAGTTGATTGGAGGATATGGTTGATGTTAAtacccaaattaaaaataaataaatagtgcgTCTTCATGTTACtttgatcatgtttttttaactgatattatggaaaatcatttttattttattttataaacctaTTATGGAAAGAGATTAGAATAGACTCCTTATATATGTAAATACCTTATATAGGATAATTATCATGTGTAATATACCTCACTCTAGTATTGTACACAACCCTAGAGATATAAATACAAAGGATGGCTGCAGCTATTAGCATCCATTGTAATTCACATACATATCTTTCTCTAAActtaacttggtatcagagcaagcaaagaaaataaaatcgcAGCTTTTATTCTGCTGGTCCAGTTCTCTTCTCTGTCAATGACGAATAACTCTGTTGCTGCACCGATCACtcacccttcttcttctcttgcgCCACCATCGATGACAGCTGCTACATCTGGTGCTCCTCTTGCTGCTGCTGAAATCGAATTGCCTCAGACTCCTGCTATCATCTCTCTCCCCAACACTCAGCAGGTAATATCTTTAAAGCTCTCCAACACCAATTTTCTGTATTGGAGGATGCAGATGAAGCCTTTTCTCTTGGGCCAAGGCGTTTTTCCCTTTGTGGATGGTTCATTCCCATGTCCTCCCTCTCATGTGATTTCTGTTGACACCTCCTTACCTGTTGTTAATGCCTCCTATCTGTCATGGAAGCAACAAGACCACCTACTCATGAGTGCTCTTTTATCCTCCCTCTCTATGGAAGTTCTGCACCTAGTGGTTGATTGTAACACCTCCCACGAAATCTGGACAACGCTGGAAACAGCCCTTGCTTCTCCTTCAAACTCACGAATTATGCAGCTCCATGGTTCATTCCAAGAGCTCCGACAGAATGATGAATCGGTTAGCACCTATCTGCAAAAGGCTAAATCCTTGTTTGATCAACTTGCTGCAGCTGGTAGACCGATATTTATGGAAGACTTTAATCTGTATGTCTTTCGGGGATTACGCAGTGAGTTTAAGGACCTTGTAACCAGCTTATCTACTAAAGCTGAGCCTATCTCGTACACTGACCTCCACAGCCACCTCCTCACGCatgaatttatcaacaaaatcaatattCATCCAGTTGTAACAGCTCCTCTGTTACCCACTCCATCCCAGCAGCCATCTGTGTTTTTTGGGCAGCGGCAATCAGGTTCTAATGCTGGCAGAAGAGGCCATTTTCGCGGGGGATGGCGACCAAACAGCCGTAGTAGTTATCGTGGAAATCATGGTTATGGTGCAGCTCAGAATTTCAGTCCTACAAATTCTCCTTCAGGTTCACATTTTGGACAGCAGGGAAATCGGGTCTCCTATGGCTCAAGTCAGTACTTTGGGCAGCAAAGCAACCGGTTTGGGGGTTCTCACCGCACCATCAAATGTCAGCTATGCTATGATTATGGGCATACTGCTCAGCAGTGTTCTCAATTATCTACTCATCATGTACAAGCTAATGCTAATTTAGCATTTAATACTGTCCCCACTACTTCTCCTGTTACTTGGTTTCCTGATACAGGTGCGAATCATCATGTGACGCCGGACCTTGTGAGTATGACAAGTTCAGAACCTTACCTTGGTAATGATCACTTGCATGTTGGCGATGGTAAGGGTCTTGTTATCTCTAATATTGCTCAATCTCACATTCAGTCACCCAAACGCACATTTACATTATCCAACATTTTACATgttcctaccattaaaaaacCTTTACTATCTGTTCAGAAGTTTTGTCTTGAGAATAAcgtgttttttgaatttcattcatttgtattttatgttaaggatcTCATGAcaaaggaagttcttctttccggtcggagTAGAGATGGTCTATATGTTCTGTCCGAGTCCTCTGCCACATCATTACCTGTAGCCCTCCTATCCACCCGAATCTCTACTTCAACTGATGTCTGGCATCGTCGTCTTGGACATCCTAGTCCACGTATTTTGCAATTTTTAGTGTCCAATAAAAAGGTGTCCTGTACgtcaaaaagttttgattttaattgttcagCATGTCCTCTTGGTAAGTCGTCTCGTTTGCCTTTAAAAACTACAGGTCATCAAACTCAAGCTctatttgacttgatttttagtgatgtttggggacctTCCCCTATGTTATCATCTGATGGatttcgttattttgttatttttgtggatGCCCATACAAGGTTTATTTGGTTTTACCCCTTGGCTGCAAAATCTGATGTTTTTACTgtctttcatcaatttcaagcaCAAGTTGAACGTCAgttttccttaaaaattaaatctgttcaaacagattggggtggtgaatatcgaAAACTCAATacctattttaaaacaattggtattcatcatcgtatTATCTGCCcccatactcatgaacaaaatggcatggtcgaacgtcgtcatagacatattgttgAAACTGGACTTACTCTCCTAGGTCAATGTAAAGCTCCCTTAAAATACTGGAGTTCTGCTTTTGAAAGTTctgtttatttgattaatcgCATGCCAACTCCAGTTCTTAATCATAAAACTCCTTTTGAATGTCTTTTAAAATCAACTCCTGACTATGGATTTCTTCGCACTTTAGGTTGTCTTTGCTTTCCGCTACTTCGTCCATATAATGCTCATAAGTTAGATTTCCGCTCTTCTCCTTGTGTCTTTCTAGGTTATAACAACTCTCATTtaggttatcgatgtcttgattTGTCGTCACATCGTCTTTACATTGCTCGTCATGTTCAATTTCATGAAACTGTTTTTCCCTTTGACAAATCTGAACAGCATATTGCCTCACCTATACAACCCCCTGCTGTCACTTTCCAGCCCCTCACATCTGTTTCTGCACCATATTTAGCCAAATCCAGTGCTCCAACAAAGCCCCCTGCTCCTACATCACCCTCTCCCGCCCCCTTATTTTTGCCTGCATATCACGGTCATATTCATTCCACAGGTACAGGTCCGGACTTGTCAATCTCACATGTGTCTCCTATGGCCCCGGTCTCTCCTGATGTGGCACTCTCCTCTGCTGGGTCTCCTACTTCGGGTGCAGTATGTGTGTCCCATATGCTATCTGATTTGCCAAACTCCCCTGTTCCATCCCCTGCTGGCTCTCCCTCTCGGTTTGCTTCGCCTGCTCAGCCTAGTCCTCTGTTGCACCGTTCCACACCAGGTTCCTCCACGCTTTCCCCCCCTGGACTTGATTTATGTGTTGATTTGTCTCATTTCTCTCTTCAGCAAGACCACGACAGTGTGTCTTCCACTCAACCACAGGTTGCACGCACTCACTCCATGGTGCTTCGCCCACGTTCTTCCAAAACTGCAAACTTAAGTGTCTTATCTGCCTCCCGGTCTACATCCTTACCTCAGCAGGAACCGGTTTCATTTAAGGCTGCTGACAAATACTTGATTTGGCATAAAGCCATGCAAGAAGAACTTCAGGCCTTCACAGTAATGACACCTGGTCATTAGTTCCTTTTGCTCCATCTAAGAATGTGGTCGGCAGTCGGTGGGTATAGATTAAGAGGCGCGCTGATGGTTATGTGGATCGATATAAAGCACGGCTGGTTGCACGAGGTTTCACTCAGCAAGAGGGGGTTGATTACTATGAAACATTTAGTCCGGTGATCAAGCCAACAACGATTCGTCTAGTACTTACTATTGCTGTCACCTGTGGTTGGCAGATTCATCAATTGGATGTCCATAATGCCTTTTTGAATGACATTCTTCAGGAGGAGGTGTACATGGCACAACCACCTGGTTTTGTTGACTCTACATTCCCCACGCATGTGTGTCGTCTACATAAAtctttgtatggtttgaaacaaacACCTCGGGCATGGTACAACCGGTTAAGTGAGTTTCTGATCTCCATTGGTTTTCAGGCATCGAAGGTTGATACTTCTCTCTTTATTCTCTCCTTCAGCGGTGCTATCTTTTATTTActtgtgtatgttgatgatattttgttgaCTGGGAGTAACCCGACTTTGCTTCAACGCTTAATTGTTTTGCTGAGTTCAGAGTTTAAACTTCGAGATTTAGGCTCTATTCATTTCTTCTTGGGCATTGAAGTTAAATCCACTTCTATGGGTTTGTTACTCAGCCAACACAAGTATACTCTTGATATTATCCAACGAGCAGGTATGACTTCTTGTAAACCAGTTGCTACTCCTCTGTCTACCTCCTCAAAATTGAGCATCACATTTGGTACTCCTTACTCTGATCCGACACGATATAGACAAATTGTTGGGGCTCTCCAGTATCTTACTTTTACCAGACCTGATATTTGTTATGCAGTCAACAAGgtatgtcagtttatgcatgcccCTACTGAGGATCATTGGTCGGCCGTTAAACGTATACTACGTTATCTTCAGGATACAACTTCTTATGGTCTACACATTACTCGGGATTCCTCATTGTCTCTTCATGGTTTcactgatgctgattgggctggcaGTATTGATGATCGGAAATCaacaggtggttatcttgtaTATCTTGGTGCTACTCCTATTTCATGGAAATCAGGGAAGCAACGCACTGTAGCTCGATCTTCTACAGAGGCAGAATACAAGGCCTTAGCTGATGGTACTGCTGAAATCTTATGGATTCGCTCTTTATTATCAGAACTTCATTTTCCATCGTCATCCATGACTACGTTGTGGTGTGATAATTTAGGAGCCACCTTCCTATCTCTCAATCCAGTTTTTCATGCTCGCactaaacatgttgaagttGACTATCACTTTGTTCGCGATCGCGTTGCTAAGCAAGAAATTCAGGTACGCTTTATCTCTTCAAAGGACCAACTAGCTGATGTTCTTACCAAGCCGCTTCCCCCAGTCTCGTTTGCTCTTTTTCGATCCAAGCTTCGAGTGGAATCTCCACCTTCAGCTTGACAGGGTGTATTATGGAAAGAGATTAGAATAGACTCCTTATATATGTAAATACCTTATATAGGATAATTATCATGTGTAATATACCTCACTCTAGTATTGTACACAACCCTAGAGATATAAATACAAAGGATGGCTGCAGCTATTAGCATCCATTGTAATTCACATACATATCTTTCTCTAAACTTAACTAAACCTATCAACATAAAGAAATTTAATCAGCAATATTCAAACAATAGAGTCTTGTCTCCAATCCTTTCTTCTTTGGACATATGGAGGAGGTGAAAGGGCTAAAAAGTATATAATTCCCTGAAGAGAAATCTCAGAGGCAGACCATTCCCAAACCATATATCCCATATATCCTCATGCAATTGTAACAGGTACAAACATAGAAGATGGAACTGGCATTTTCTGTATGCCAGCCACATGGTATagtatatttttcaagtaattttctTGCTTATGTACAAAAATCTATAGCATAAAATATAGTAACTATGCATTAGTTTGTCTAAAAATTGATTCCATGCATGTTGGAGAAGCTCTATCTTGCCGTGGACAATTGTATAGCTTCTTGGTCAATACTTGAATCTTCAGCCCAGATATATTGCTGAGACATGAGCACTGCCAAGTCTTGGTTCATAGCATCCTCGAGCTGCTCCCACTTCGCCCATCTCTCGGCCAGGCCTATGCCTCGCAGCATTTTCACCACCTCTTCCATTTTAGGGCGGCCTTCAGGTGAGCTATGAGTGCATAGCAATGCAACCTGGACTATAGTCTCGACTTCTTTGCGGTCgtaagttttcaaatttccatCCACGATGTCATCAAGCCTGTTTTCCCTCAGCAACTTCTTGATCTGTACATCATATTTCCATCATTTTAAGTCAAGCATAACAGAAGCTAGCACGTAGGAATGTGTAGAATGAGATTCAAACAAGCAAAAAAGAACATTCTGCGAGCAGGAATTTTGATGTACAGATAGATATATCTAGTATAGATTCTGTAATGGACCAGGAAGTTTTAGAAGTCTTACATGGTCAAGCAGAAGAACTTCCTCTTCCTCCTCGAGACGAGAAAGGTCTATTGCACGCTGACCGGTTACCAGTTCAAGAAGTGTAATGCCATATCCAAAGACATCTGTCTTTTCTGATGATTTTCCAGTAGATAGGTATTCTGGGGCAATGTGACCCATGGTACCACGCACCTGAGTGGTAACATGAGTGAATTTCGTGTCAACTAGTTTAGCTAGCCCAAAATCTCCTAGAACGGCTTCGAAGTTGTCATCTAACAGGATGTTCGCAGCCTTTAGATCGCGATGTATAATCTTAGGGTTACAATGCTCATGTAGATACTCCAATCCGTGCGCTGCACCaaagacaatttttttccttgctggCCAGTCCAAGCCTTTCTCACCGGGCTTTAATTCTATAATGTAACATATGTCACTGTCATGGAGCGATttcgaagaagaagagaattctatttttaacatgaaaatctCAAAGATGGATTGAGAGATGGTGGTATTCGAAGAAATACCTCTCAAGCGGTATGCAACGCTAAGATTTTGCATGTATGGATAGACCAGGATTCTCTCAGATGAAGTTGTACAGAATCCAACCAACCTTAGAAGATTCTTATGAACAGCAACACTGATGAGTTGAACTTCTCTCTGAAATGCAGCCTCTCCACCAGGACTGTAATAATCTGCAAGTCGTTTCACAGCAACCTTCATGTTGTCTGAGAGGATACCTTTGTAAACTTTTCCAAACCCTCCTTGACCAATTATGTTGCTTTCACTGAAATTGTCTGTTGCAAGTTGAAGCTCACGCCAAGAAAATCTCCGAAGCTGCCCTAATGAAATTTTGCGGTCGTCTTC
This genomic stretch from Populus alba chromosome 19, ASM523922v2, whole genome shotgun sequence harbors:
- the LOC118052588 gene encoding probable LRR receptor-like serine/threonine-protein kinase At5g63710, which codes for MAKDNRGHPSGGKTSSTESFCYTKYRYMFGVFSLWNPLKLVINCLILLNFLKITMSTKEPDTEGNALIDLMLALNDSNRQINWDTNLVSPCFSWTHVNCRNGHVESLSLNSLGFSGTLSPAITKLKFLVTLELQNNSLSGPLPDYLGNMVHLQNLNLASNKFSGSIPTTWGQLSNLKYLDLSSNNLTGRIPGKLFSVAMFNFTATHLACGLRLEEPCVSGSPLQVSTSKSRLKVIATSASCGAFILLILVAVLAYRYHQFHKEKNDIFVDVAGEDDRKISLGQLRRFSWRELQLATDNFSESNIIGQGGFGKVYKGILSDNMKVAVKRLADYYSPGGEAAFQREVQLISVAVHKNLLRLVGFCTTSSERILVYPYMQNLSVAYRLRELKPGEKGLDWPARKKIVFGAAHGLEYLHEHCNPKIIHRDLKAANILLDDNFEAVLGDFGLAKLVDTKFTHVTTQVRGTMGHIAPEYLSTGKSSEKTDVFGYGITLLELVTGQRAIDLSRLEEEEEVLLLDHIKKLLRENRLDDIVDGNLKTYDRKEVETIVQVALLCTHSSPEGRPKMEEVVKMLRGIGLAERWAKWEQLEDAMNQDLAVLMSQQYIWAEDSSIDQEAIQLSTAR
- the LOC118052594 gene encoding uncharacterized protein; protein product: MARSISRSPSHRRRRSPSPADHPHRRRSRRADRIRSSYSNSHSRRKSDSDSPPPRRHQRSRSPSYRRRKSRSPTPSRRRRRHRSRSRTESLSPLSRSRSTSIASTKIAVEKLKKEEEEKKRRQLEAELNLLEEETTRRLEESIRKNVEEKLNSEEVQSEIERRIEEGQKKLFDDVVAQLLKEKEAALVEERRKEAQARKEREELDKMLKENSRRVEESQRREALEQQRKDEERFCELELIKRQKEEVAWRKKLEVEEDHTNQMKPSGKNKSRQSRPFGIG